The following proteins are co-located in the Silene latifolia isolate original U9 population chromosome 1, ASM4854445v1, whole genome shotgun sequence genome:
- the LOC141595771 gene encoding gibberellin 3-beta-dioxygenase 1-like: MGILAEAYTKNPIENKFITPIDFSSIKDVPESHVWVEKTTSINHDKLKNVELNSIPVIDLNDPNAIDKIYHACKNWGFLQVTNHGISREILEKLETQVKKFFNLPHEEKMKVLRSPEAAVGYGSPRITPFFSKLMWCEGFTIMGNSLYDHAKVLWPNDDQGFCDVMKEYQTQMKALSEKLLNLILKSLEIPESEMNWVNQDTENISAALQLNSYPTCPNPTQTMGLAEHTDSFLFTILHQSGDTSGLQVLKEGLGWVSVDPVPGALVVNSGDLLNIISNGRFPSVVHRAMPNNEKHRISVAYFYGPPLGFQVSPYVGYFGCEGPCFKSLTVQEYVGIKSKLLESALSSIRIA; encoded by the exons ATGGGAATTCTTGCAGAAGCTTACACAAAAAATCCTATTGAAAACAAGTTTATTACACCCATAGATTTTAGTTCTATCAAAGATGTTCCTGAATCTCATGTATGGGTTGAAAAAACTACGTCCATTAATCATGACAAACTTAAAAATGTAGAATTAAACTCGATTCCCGTGATCGATCTTAATGATCCTAATGCAATAGATAAAATTTAccatgcatgcaaaaattggggaTTTCTTCAAGTAACCAACCATGGAATTTCAAGGGAGATATTGGAAAAACTTGAAACACAAGTTAAGAAATTTTTCAACCTTCCTCATGAAGAAAAGATGAAGGTGTTGAGATCACCCGAGGCGGCCGTCGGCTATGGTAGCCCAAGAATTACACCATTCTTCTCTAAGCTAATGTGGTGTGAAGGTTTTACGATTATGGGAAATTCTTTGTATGATCATGCAAAGGTATTATGGCCTAACGACGACCAAGGGTTTTG cgaCGTAATGAAGGAATATCAAACACAAATGAAGGCCTTATCGGAAAAATTGTTGAACCTAATACTCAAATCACTTGAAATACCCGAGTCCGAAATGAACTGGGTCAATCAAGACACCGAAAATATATCCGCGGCCTTACAACTGAACTCGTATCCAACATGtccaaacccgactcaaacaatGGGGTTAGCTGAACACACAGATTCCTTCCTCTTCACCATTCTCCACCAAAGCGGCGATACAAGCGGGCTACAAGTACTAAAAGAAGGGCTGGGCTGGGTTTCAGTCGACCCGGTTCCGGGTGCCTTAGTTGTAAATTCAGGAGACCTACTAAACATAATTTCAAATGGAAGGTTTCCTAGTGTGGTTCATAGGGCAATGCCAAACAATGAGAAGCACAGGATTTCAGTTGCTTACTTTTATGGGCCTCCATTGGGCTTTCAGGTTTCTCCTTATGTGGGCTACTTTGGTTGTGAAGGCCCATGTTTCAAGTCTTTGACAGTCCAGGAATATGTGGGCATTAAGTCCAAGCTTCTTGAATCTGCACTCTCCTCTATAAGGATTGCTTGA
- the LOC141595777 gene encoding photosynthetic NDH subunit of subcomplex B 3, chloroplastic isoform X1, with product MSAPILPISPSTIFQAQSTSITNSQTTYIPPFLFPFNRKSSSVSFASVSSESPASELQKPEIELEFVGPKAGNDGLYPVDNAKAVSGDKLLRNIMLDNKIDLYATYGKVMNCGGGGSCGTCIVEILEGKDLLNERTNTELRYLKKKPESWRLACQTIVGNKQNSGKVVVQRLPQWKK from the exons ATGAGCGCACCTATTCTACCCATTTCACCATCCACCATTTTTCAGGCTCAATCAACCTCCATTACTAATTCCCAAACTACTTATATCCCACCCTTTTTATTTCCCTTTAACAGAAAATCTTCCTCTGTCTCCTTTGCATCGGTCTCATCCGAATCGCCAGCTTCGGAACTCCAAAAGCCCGAGATTGAACTTGAGTTTGTTGGG CCGAAAGCGGGAAATGATGGATTGTATCCGGTTGATAATGCAAAAGCAGTGAGTGGTGATAAATTGCTGAGGAATATAATGTTGGATAACAAGATTGACTTGTATGCCACCTAT GGAAAAGTAATGAACTGTGGTGGTGGCGGAAGTTGTGGTACTTGTATTGTTGAG ATTCTTGAAGGGAAAGATCTCCTGAATGAAAGAACAAATACAGAGCTTCGATATCTAAAGAAG AAACCAGAATCATGGAGGTTAGCTTGTCAAACTATTGTTGGGAATAAACAAAATTCGGGCAAG GTTGTAGTTCAAAGGCTGCCTCAATGGAAGAAATAA
- the LOC141595777 gene encoding photosynthetic NDH subunit of subcomplex B 3, chloroplastic isoform X2, producing MSAPILPISPSTIFQAQSTSITNSQTTYIPPFLFPFNRKSSSVSFASVSSESPASELQKPEIELEFVGPKAGNDGLYPVDNAKAVSGDKLLRNIMLDNKIDLYATYILEGKDLLNERTNTELRYLKKKPESWRLACQTIVGNKQNSGKVVVQRLPQWKK from the exons ATGAGCGCACCTATTCTACCCATTTCACCATCCACCATTTTTCAGGCTCAATCAACCTCCATTACTAATTCCCAAACTACTTATATCCCACCCTTTTTATTTCCCTTTAACAGAAAATCTTCCTCTGTCTCCTTTGCATCGGTCTCATCCGAATCGCCAGCTTCGGAACTCCAAAAGCCCGAGATTGAACTTGAGTTTGTTGGG CCGAAAGCGGGAAATGATGGATTGTATCCGGTTGATAATGCAAAAGCAGTGAGTGGTGATAAATTGCTGAGGAATATAATGTTGGATAACAAGATTGACTTGTATGCCACCTAT ATTCTTGAAGGGAAAGATCTCCTGAATGAAAGAACAAATACAGAGCTTCGATATCTAAAGAAG AAACCAGAATCATGGAGGTTAGCTTGTCAAACTATTGTTGGGAATAAACAAAATTCGGGCAAG GTTGTAGTTCAAAGGCTGCCTCAATGGAAGAAATAA
- the LOC141595789 gene encoding cyclin-A2-1-like isoform X2 encodes MNKENIADIKVGAPPLRITRARAKALGTLRGQVQKPPRPEPSRFLRANSKRVASDDNKIAAPTGSLWKKSKATLADVTNVLCEQSHVACFNVGRFQNSKQLKKGPTKKNVKVTPTVPKGMLNHQDDVKERIAEDVSKLTVKPQHVNSSYIAIIPGENHGEHKFQENVQLQPISECTREQQVVPGPLQKGEKNENARDSNNLSIIDIDFNQKDPLMCGLYASDIYEHKRVTELNQRPSYGYMENMQRDVTPSMRGILVDWLIEVSEEYKLVPDTLYLTVNLIDRYLSRNYMEKQKLQLLGVTCMLIASKYEEMCAPQVEDFCYITANTYSKEEVLLMERKVLNFLCFQLSVPTIKTFLRRYIYAAQATYKAPSVELEFLANYLAELTLVEYSFLKFLPSLISASAVFLARWTLDQSAHPWNPTLEHYTGYKTNELKVTVTAMQDLQLNVSKSTLNAIREKYRNEKFNGVANMSTPESVQCLF; translated from the exons ATGAACAAGGAAAACATAGCTGACATCAAAGTAGGCGCCCCTCCTCTTCGGATTACTAGAGCAAGGGCTAAAGCTCTTGGTACATTGAGAGGGCAAGTCCAGAAACCTCCTAGGCCAGAACCAAGCAGATTCCTTAGAGCAAATTCAAAGAGAGTAGCATCAGATGATAACAAAATCGCAGCTCCGACTGGTAGTCTTTGGAAGAAAAGTAAAGCTACCCTTGCTGATGTTACCAATGTGTTGTGTGAGCAGTCACATGTGGCCTGTTTTAATGTTGGGAGATTTCAG AATAGCAAGCAGCTGAAGAAAGGTCCCACGAAAAAGAATGTAAAGGTGACCCCTACTGTCCCAAAAGGAATGCTGAATCACCAAGATGATGTAAAAGAAAGAATAGCTGAAGACGTCTCGAAGTTGACAGTTAAACCTCAACATGTTAACTCTAGTTATATTGCAATAATACCCGGTGAGAATCACGGTGAACATAAGTTTCAAGAGAATGTACAACTTCAGCCTATTTCTGAATGTACTAGAGAACAGCAAGTAGTTCCAGGGCCTCTTCAAAAAG GAGAGAAAAATGAGAATGCTAGAGATTCCAATAATCTGAGTATAATAGATATTGATTTCAACCAGAAGGATCCACTAATGTGTGGTCTCTACGCTTCAGATATATATGAACACAAGCGTGTTACGGAG CTCAATCAGAGGCCCTCTTATGGCTATATGGAGAATATGCAGCGTGATGTCACTCCAAGCATGAGGGGAATTCTTGTTGACTGGCTTATAGAG GTTTCTGAAGAGTACAAGTTGGTACCTGACACACTTTACCTTACTGTTAATCTAATTGATCGTTACCTTTCTCGAAATTACATGGAAAAACAAAAACTACAGCTGCTAGGTGTAACTTGCATGCTGATTGCCTC AAAATACGAAGAAATGTGTGCTCCACAAGTAGAGGACTTCTGCTACATCACAGCCAATACTTACTCAAAAGAAGAG GTATTGCTGATGGAAAGGAAAGTTCTGAACTTCCTGTGCTTTCAACTATCAGTTCCTACCATAAAAACATTTCTTAGGAGATATATTTATGCAGCACAAGCTACATACAAG GCGCCTTCAGTTGAGCTTGAGTTTTTGGCAAATTACCTTGCAGAATTGACACTTGTTGAGTACAGCTTCCTCAAATTCCTCCCTTCACTAATCTCTGCATCTGCAGTCTTCCTTGCCAGATGGACCCTTGATCAATCTGCTCATCCTTGG AATCCAACTTTGGAGCACTATACCGGTTACAAGACCAATGAACTCAAAGTTACTGTCACTGCTATGCAAGATTTGCAATTAAACGTCAGTAAATCGACACTGAATGCAATTCGTGAGAAGTACAGGAATGAAAAG TTCAATGGCGTGGCAAATATGTCAACTCCTGAATCAGTTCAGTGTCTTTTCTGA
- the LOC141595789 gene encoding cyclin-A2-1-like isoform X1 → MNKENIADIKVGAPPLRITRARAKALGTLRGQVQKPPRPEPSRFLRANSKRVASDDNKIAAPTGSLWKKSKATLADVTNVLCEQSHVACFNVGRFQASNSKQLKKGPTKKNVKVTPTVPKGMLNHQDDVKERIAEDVSKLTVKPQHVNSSYIAIIPGENHGEHKFQENVQLQPISECTREQQVVPGPLQKGEKNENARDSNNLSIIDIDFNQKDPLMCGLYASDIYEHKRVTELNQRPSYGYMENMQRDVTPSMRGILVDWLIEVSEEYKLVPDTLYLTVNLIDRYLSRNYMEKQKLQLLGVTCMLIASKYEEMCAPQVEDFCYITANTYSKEEVLLMERKVLNFLCFQLSVPTIKTFLRRYIYAAQATYKAPSVELEFLANYLAELTLVEYSFLKFLPSLISASAVFLARWTLDQSAHPWNPTLEHYTGYKTNELKVTVTAMQDLQLNVSKSTLNAIREKYRNEKFNGVANMSTPESVQCLF, encoded by the exons ATGAACAAGGAAAACATAGCTGACATCAAAGTAGGCGCCCCTCCTCTTCGGATTACTAGAGCAAGGGCTAAAGCTCTTGGTACATTGAGAGGGCAAGTCCAGAAACCTCCTAGGCCAGAACCAAGCAGATTCCTTAGAGCAAATTCAAAGAGAGTAGCATCAGATGATAACAAAATCGCAGCTCCGACTGGTAGTCTTTGGAAGAAAAGTAAAGCTACCCTTGCTGATGTTACCAATGTGTTGTGTGAGCAGTCACATGTGGCCTGTTTTAATGTTGGGAGATTTCAGGCAAGT AATAGCAAGCAGCTGAAGAAAGGTCCCACGAAAAAGAATGTAAAGGTGACCCCTACTGTCCCAAAAGGAATGCTGAATCACCAAGATGATGTAAAAGAAAGAATAGCTGAAGACGTCTCGAAGTTGACAGTTAAACCTCAACATGTTAACTCTAGTTATATTGCAATAATACCCGGTGAGAATCACGGTGAACATAAGTTTCAAGAGAATGTACAACTTCAGCCTATTTCTGAATGTACTAGAGAACAGCAAGTAGTTCCAGGGCCTCTTCAAAAAG GAGAGAAAAATGAGAATGCTAGAGATTCCAATAATCTGAGTATAATAGATATTGATTTCAACCAGAAGGATCCACTAATGTGTGGTCTCTACGCTTCAGATATATATGAACACAAGCGTGTTACGGAG CTCAATCAGAGGCCCTCTTATGGCTATATGGAGAATATGCAGCGTGATGTCACTCCAAGCATGAGGGGAATTCTTGTTGACTGGCTTATAGAG GTTTCTGAAGAGTACAAGTTGGTACCTGACACACTTTACCTTACTGTTAATCTAATTGATCGTTACCTTTCTCGAAATTACATGGAAAAACAAAAACTACAGCTGCTAGGTGTAACTTGCATGCTGATTGCCTC AAAATACGAAGAAATGTGTGCTCCACAAGTAGAGGACTTCTGCTACATCACAGCCAATACTTACTCAAAAGAAGAG GTATTGCTGATGGAAAGGAAAGTTCTGAACTTCCTGTGCTTTCAACTATCAGTTCCTACCATAAAAACATTTCTTAGGAGATATATTTATGCAGCACAAGCTACATACAAG GCGCCTTCAGTTGAGCTTGAGTTTTTGGCAAATTACCTTGCAGAATTGACACTTGTTGAGTACAGCTTCCTCAAATTCCTCCCTTCACTAATCTCTGCATCTGCAGTCTTCCTTGCCAGATGGACCCTTGATCAATCTGCTCATCCTTGG AATCCAACTTTGGAGCACTATACCGGTTACAAGACCAATGAACTCAAAGTTACTGTCACTGCTATGCAAGATTTGCAATTAAACGTCAGTAAATCGACACTGAATGCAATTCGTGAGAAGTACAGGAATGAAAAG TTCAATGGCGTGGCAAATATGTCAACTCCTGAATCAGTTCAGTGTCTTTTCTGA
- the LOC141595816 gene encoding serine/threonine protein phosphatase 2A 57 kDa regulatory subunit B' kappa isoform yields the protein MLKQILSKLPKKSFRSDNGDFISSNNSNNCGNGTPRSQGGNPNSVKVNAPKRTSSAVFPTSVVAGIEPLVSFKDVPNTEKMNLFLSKLNLCCVTFDFYDPSKNTSEKDIKRQTLIELVDFVASGPPCKFPEPSIFAMVRMCAVNLFRAFPPNYRSGGGGGGSGGGGPDHDDDEPMFDPAWSHLQIIYDLLLKFITSSLLDAKIAKKYIDHSFILRLLDLFDSDDPRERECLKTILHRVYGKFMVHRPFIRKAMSNIFHQFVFETEKHNGIAELLEIFGSVISGFALPLKEEHKIFLCRALIPLHKSKSLGVYFQQLSYCITQFIDKEPKLASMVVKGLLKYWPITNSQKEVMFLGEIEEILEATNMFEFQKVMIPLFSRIACCINSFHFQVAERALFLWNNDQILNLIGHNRQLILPIIFPALERNAQDHWNQAVLNLTFNVRKIFQEMDEPLFLECQNQFMEDEAKQPSMAEQRKLTWDRLENAARLQPVTGNIAILVTQSSTSIACQM from the exons ATGTTGAAGCAAATTCTTAGTAAGCTCCCCAAAAAGTCCTTTAGATCTGATAATGGTGATTTTATTTCGAGTAATAACTCGAATAATTGTGGAAATGGCACCCCAAGGTCACAGGGAGGAAACCCTAATTCTGTCAAAGTTAATGCCCCAAAGCGGACATCCTCCGCCGTGTTCCCCACCAGTGTGGTGGCCGGAATCGAACCTCTTGTGTCGTTTAAGGATGTCCCAAATACTGAAAAAATGAATTTGTTTCTTAGTAAATTGAATCTTTGTTGTGTTACTTTTGATTTCTATGACCCGAGTAAGAATACTTCAGAGAAGGACATCAAACGACAAACCCTGATAGAATTAGTCGATTTTGTTGCTTCTGGACCTCCCTGCAAGTTCCCTGAACCTTCTATATTTGCCATGGTTAGAATGTGTGCTGTTAATCTATTTCGGGCATTTCCCCCGAATTATAGGtctggtggcggtggtggtggtagtggtggtggcggTCCTGATCATGATGATGACGAACCTATGTTTGATCCTGCGTGGTCGCATTTACAAATTATCTATGATCTGTTGCTTAAGTTTATTACTTCGTCATTACTTGATGCAAAGATAGCGAAGAAATACATAGATCACTCGTTTATTTTGAGGTTGCTTGATCTTTTCGATTCTGATGATCCTAGGGAAAGAGAATGTCTTAAAACAATCCTCCATAGGGTGTATGGTAAATTTATGGTGCATAGACCATTTATTCGGAAAGCTATGAGCAATATATTTCATCAGTTTGTGTTTGAGACTGAGAAACATAATGGTATTGCGGAATTGTTGGAAATATTTGGAAGTGTGATAAGTGGGTTTGCTTTACCTTTGAAAGAAGAGCACAAGATTTTCTTGTGTAGAGCTTTGATTCCTTTGCATAAGTCAAAATCTTTAGGTGTCTACTTCCAGCAACTGTCGTACTGTATTACGCAGTTCATAGATAAAGAACCAAAGCTTGCAAGCATGGTGGTAAAGGGTTTGTTGAAATACTGGCCGATTACGAACAGTCAAAAGGAGGTGATGTTTTTGGGTGAAATAGAAGAGATATTGGAGGCAACCAACATGTTTGAGTTCCAAAAAGTCATGATTCCATTATTTTCTCGGATTGCTTGTTGCATCAACAGCTTTCACTTTCAG GTGGCTGAAAGGGCACTTTTCTTATGGAACAATGATCAAATACTCAACCTGATTGGACACAATCGTCAGCTAATCCTTCCTATAATTTTCCCGGCATTGGAGAGGAATGCTCAAGACCACTGGAACCAAGCAGTCCTCAACCTTACCTTCAATGTTCGGAAGATTTTTCAAGAGATGGATGAACCACTCTTTCTAGAGTGCCAAAATCAGTTCATGGAAGATGAAGCAAAGCAACCTTCAATGGCAGAACAACGAAAATTGACATGGGACCGCCTCGAGAATGCAGCTCGTCTCCAACCCGTCACAGGCAACATTGCGATTTTGGTAACACAATCGTCAACTTCAATCGCATGTCAAATGTGA